In the Gossypium raimondii isolate GPD5lz chromosome 9, ASM2569854v1, whole genome shotgun sequence genome, one interval contains:
- the LOC105800672 gene encoding protein FAR1-RELATED SEQUENCE 7 isoform X2 yields MNPMVVNAFPVGIVHVINSGNVESEGDLRMEPSVGLEFNSSDEARDFYGLYAMRVGFKIRTGQLYRSRRDGSVSSRRFVCSKEGFQLNSRTGCPAFIRVQRRDSGKWVIDQIQKDHNHELGLEGENNSPVLQQKPPVAPKSLVEVLRRPKVKLLGQIENGGSSPSGIINFKRQKRGGDGRQPLPEPYTGLEFNTANEAYEYYQSYAESVGFRVRIGQLFRSKNDGSITSRRFVCSKEGFQHPSRVGCGAFMRIKKKDSGSWMVDRLNKDHNHDLGEQTVYVNKFSTASKKFIEEETNGMVSMDLGEMNTGKLIKRSRESKIGTDWYPVLLEYFQTRQAEDTGFFYSVEVDNGSCRSVFWADGRSRYSCSQFGDVVILDTSYRKSNYVVPFATFVGVNHHKQPVLLGSALIANESKECFTWLFQTWFKAMSCCRPKSIIADQDMAIQQAITEVFPGAHHQFSSWQIRAKERENLRSMPIEFRYEYEKCIYESQTTVEFNTTWNSLVNKYNLKGNAWLQQMYDKRESWVPLYLRGKFFAGIPIGETVESFFGTQVNGQTPLREFIPRYEQGLEQCREDERKEDFNSFNLQSFSQTKEAIEEQCRRLYTFTIFKIFQDELLQSYSYIGIKTYEEGTICRYLVRRSGHENDKHAVTFSAVNLSVNCSCQMFEFEGVVCRHVLKVFKLLNIRELPSQYILPRWLRNAEYRILCGAESRVSSQELKAFMIWSLRETACKYVECGTTSVEKYKLAYEIMREGGKRLY; encoded by the coding sequence ATGAATCCGATGGTCGTAAATGCTTTTCCGGTTGGTATAGTACATGTAATCAATAGTGGTAATGTAGAAAGTGAAGGAGATTTAAGGATGGAACCTTCCGTGGGTTTAGAGTTCAATTCGTCGGATGAGGCGCGTGATTTCTATGGTTTGTATGCAATGCGTGTTGGGTTTAAGATTCGAACCGGTCAGTTGTATAGGTCGAGGAGAGACGGGTCAGTTTCGTCGAGAAGATTTGTTTGTTCGAAAGAAGGGTTTCAGTTGAATTCGAGAACGGGTTGTCCTGCTTTCATTAGGGTGCAAAGGCGTGATTCTGGGAAGTGGGTTATCGATCAAATTCAGAAGGATCATAACCATGAACTCGGGCTCGAAGGGGAAAACAATTCGCCTGTTTTGCAGCAGAAACCTCCCGTTGCCCCAAAATCATTGGTTGAAGTGTTGCGTAGGCCGAAAGTCAAATTGTTGGGGCAAATTGAGAATGGAGGATCAAGTCCGTCTGGtatcataaatttcaaaaggCAAAAACGAGGTGGAGATGGAAGACAACCTTTACCTGAACCATATACGGGTCTAGAGTTCAATACAGCTAATGAAGCATACGAGTATTATCAATCGTATGCTGAAAGTGTTGGGTTTCGAGTTCGGATCGGTCAGCTGTTTCGCTCAAAGAATGACGGGTCGATTACTTCTCGAAGATTTGTGTGCTCGAAGGAAGGTTTCCAGCATCCCTCGAGAGTAGGTTGTGGGGCTTTTATGAGGATTAAGAAGAAAGACTCGGGAAGTTGGATGGTAGATCGACTTAATAAAGATCATAATCATGATCTCGGAGAACAAACGGTGTACGTGAACAAATTTTCGACAGCTTCAAAGAAATTCATAGAGGAAGAAACCAATGGTATGGTCTCTATGGATCTCGGTGAAATGAACACCGGCAAGCTTATTAAAAGAAGCCGAGAAAGCAAAATCGGAACTGATTGGTACCCTGTACTTTTAGAGTATTTTCAAACCAGACAAGCAGAAGATACGGGATTCTTTTATTCAGTGGAGGTCGATAATGGTAGTTGCCGGAGTGTCTTTTGGGCGGATGGTAGGTCGAGATATTCATGCAGTCAGTTTGGTGATGTTGTTATTTTAGATACTTCGTATAGGAAAAGTAACTATGTGGTGCCATTCGCCACATTTGTCGGAGTAAACCACCATAAACAGCCAGTACTTCTCGGATCGGCTTTGATTGCTAACGAATCGAAGGAGTGCTTTACTTGGTTGTTCCAAACATGGTTTAAAGCAATGTCTTGCTGCCGTCCTAAATCGATTATTGCCGATCAAGACATGGCCATCCAACAAGCGATCACCGAAGTATTTCCCGGGGCACATCATCAGTTTTCATCATGGCAGATCAGAGCCAAGGAGCGGGAGAATTTACGGTCAATGCCTATTGAATTTAGATATGAGTACGAAAAGTGCATTTATGAGAGTCAAACAACGGTTGAGTTCAACACGACATGGAATTCACtggtaaataaatataacttgaAAGGAAATGCTTGGCTACAACAAATGTACGATAAGCGTGAAAGTTGGGTTCCGTTATATTTACGGGGCAAATTTTTCGCTGGCATCCCCATAGGTGAAACTGTCGAATCGTTCTTTGGCACACAAGTAAATGGCCAAACCCCACTTCGAGAATTCATTCCCCGATACGAACAAGGACTTGAACAATGCCGAGAAGACGAAAGAAAAGAAGATTTCAACTCGTTCAATCTCCAATCCTTTTCGCAAACGAAAGAAGCAATAGAAGAACAATGCCGACGACTCTACACATTCACCATCTTCAAAATCTTTCAAGACGAGCTCTTACAATCTTACAGTTACATCGGGATAAAAACCTATGAAGAAGGAACGATATGCCGGTACTTAGTTAGACGGTCTGGGCATGAAAATGACAAGCACGCCGTCACATTCAGTGCGGTCAACCTCAGCGTTAATTGTAGCTGTCAAATGTTCGAATTCGAAGGCGTAGTATGCAGACATGTCTTGAAAGTGTTCAAATTGTTGAACATACGAGAACTCCCGTCTCAATATATCTTACCTCGGTGGTTGAGAAACGCCGAGTACCGTATCTTATGCGGTGCCGAATCCAGGGTAAGTTCTCAAGAATTAAAGGCTTTTATGATCTGGAGTTTGAGAGAAACAGCTTGTAAATATGTAGAATGTGGGACAACATCTgtagaaaaatataaacttgCATATGAGATCATGCGTGAAGGTGGAAAAAGgctttattga
- the LOC105800672 gene encoding protein FAR1-RELATED SEQUENCE 7 isoform X1, with amino-acid sequence MEIDSGSTHFTDFRSSDTNLNGGECMNPMVVNAFPVGIVHVINSGNVESEGDLRMEPSVGLEFNSSDEARDFYGLYAMRVGFKIRTGQLYRSRRDGSVSSRRFVCSKEGFQLNSRTGCPAFIRVQRRDSGKWVIDQIQKDHNHELGLEGENNSPVLQQKPPVAPKSLVEVLRRPKVKLLGQIENGGSSPSGIINFKRQKRGGDGRQPLPEPYTGLEFNTANEAYEYYQSYAESVGFRVRIGQLFRSKNDGSITSRRFVCSKEGFQHPSRVGCGAFMRIKKKDSGSWMVDRLNKDHNHDLGEQTVYVNKFSTASKKFIEEETNGMVSMDLGEMNTGKLIKRSRESKIGTDWYPVLLEYFQTRQAEDTGFFYSVEVDNGSCRSVFWADGRSRYSCSQFGDVVILDTSYRKSNYVVPFATFVGVNHHKQPVLLGSALIANESKECFTWLFQTWFKAMSCCRPKSIIADQDMAIQQAITEVFPGAHHQFSSWQIRAKERENLRSMPIEFRYEYEKCIYESQTTVEFNTTWNSLVNKYNLKGNAWLQQMYDKRESWVPLYLRGKFFAGIPIGETVESFFGTQVNGQTPLREFIPRYEQGLEQCREDERKEDFNSFNLQSFSQTKEAIEEQCRRLYTFTIFKIFQDELLQSYSYIGIKTYEEGTICRYLVRRSGHENDKHAVTFSAVNLSVNCSCQMFEFEGVVCRHVLKVFKLLNIRELPSQYILPRWLRNAEYRILCGAESRVSSQELKAFMIWSLRETACKYVECGTTSVEKYKLAYEIMREGGKRLY; translated from the exons ATGGAAATCGATTCTGGATCAACCCACTTCACAGATTTCAGAAG CTCAGATACTAATCTTAACGGCGGAGAATGTATGAATCCGATGGTCGTAAATGCTTTTCCGGTTGGTATAGTACATGTAATCAATAGTGGTAATGTAGAAAGTGAAGGAGATTTAAGGATGGAACCTTCCGTGGGTTTAGAGTTCAATTCGTCGGATGAGGCGCGTGATTTCTATGGTTTGTATGCAATGCGTGTTGGGTTTAAGATTCGAACCGGTCAGTTGTATAGGTCGAGGAGAGACGGGTCAGTTTCGTCGAGAAGATTTGTTTGTTCGAAAGAAGGGTTTCAGTTGAATTCGAGAACGGGTTGTCCTGCTTTCATTAGGGTGCAAAGGCGTGATTCTGGGAAGTGGGTTATCGATCAAATTCAGAAGGATCATAACCATGAACTCGGGCTCGAAGGGGAAAACAATTCGCCTGTTTTGCAGCAGAAACCTCCCGTTGCCCCAAAATCATTGGTTGAAGTGTTGCGTAGGCCGAAAGTCAAATTGTTGGGGCAAATTGAGAATGGAGGATCAAGTCCGTCTGGtatcataaatttcaaaaggCAAAAACGAGGTGGAGATGGAAGACAACCTTTACCTGAACCATATACGGGTCTAGAGTTCAATACAGCTAATGAAGCATACGAGTATTATCAATCGTATGCTGAAAGTGTTGGGTTTCGAGTTCGGATCGGTCAGCTGTTTCGCTCAAAGAATGACGGGTCGATTACTTCTCGAAGATTTGTGTGCTCGAAGGAAGGTTTCCAGCATCCCTCGAGAGTAGGTTGTGGGGCTTTTATGAGGATTAAGAAGAAAGACTCGGGAAGTTGGATGGTAGATCGACTTAATAAAGATCATAATCATGATCTCGGAGAACAAACGGTGTACGTGAACAAATTTTCGACAGCTTCAAAGAAATTCATAGAGGAAGAAACCAATGGTATGGTCTCTATGGATCTCGGTGAAATGAACACCGGCAAGCTTATTAAAAGAAGCCGAGAAAGCAAAATCGGAACTGATTGGTACCCTGTACTTTTAGAGTATTTTCAAACCAGACAAGCAGAAGATACGGGATTCTTTTATTCAGTGGAGGTCGATAATGGTAGTTGCCGGAGTGTCTTTTGGGCGGATGGTAGGTCGAGATATTCATGCAGTCAGTTTGGTGATGTTGTTATTTTAGATACTTCGTATAGGAAAAGTAACTATGTGGTGCCATTCGCCACATTTGTCGGAGTAAACCACCATAAACAGCCAGTACTTCTCGGATCGGCTTTGATTGCTAACGAATCGAAGGAGTGCTTTACTTGGTTGTTCCAAACATGGTTTAAAGCAATGTCTTGCTGCCGTCCTAAATCGATTATTGCCGATCAAGACATGGCCATCCAACAAGCGATCACCGAAGTATTTCCCGGGGCACATCATCAGTTTTCATCATGGCAGATCAGAGCCAAGGAGCGGGAGAATTTACGGTCAATGCCTATTGAATTTAGATATGAGTACGAAAAGTGCATTTATGAGAGTCAAACAACGGTTGAGTTCAACACGACATGGAATTCACtggtaaataaatataacttgaAAGGAAATGCTTGGCTACAACAAATGTACGATAAGCGTGAAAGTTGGGTTCCGTTATATTTACGGGGCAAATTTTTCGCTGGCATCCCCATAGGTGAAACTGTCGAATCGTTCTTTGGCACACAAGTAAATGGCCAAACCCCACTTCGAGAATTCATTCCCCGATACGAACAAGGACTTGAACAATGCCGAGAAGACGAAAGAAAAGAAGATTTCAACTCGTTCAATCTCCAATCCTTTTCGCAAACGAAAGAAGCAATAGAAGAACAATGCCGACGACTCTACACATTCACCATCTTCAAAATCTTTCAAGACGAGCTCTTACAATCTTACAGTTACATCGGGATAAAAACCTATGAAGAAGGAACGATATGCCGGTACTTAGTTAGACGGTCTGGGCATGAAAATGACAAGCACGCCGTCACATTCAGTGCGGTCAACCTCAGCGTTAATTGTAGCTGTCAAATGTTCGAATTCGAAGGCGTAGTATGCAGACATGTCTTGAAAGTGTTCAAATTGTTGAACATACGAGAACTCCCGTCTCAATATATCTTACCTCGGTGGTTGAGAAACGCCGAGTACCGTATCTTATGCGGTGCCGAATCCAGGGTAAGTTCTCAAGAATTAAAGGCTTTTATGATCTGGAGTTTGAGAGAAACAGCTTGTAAATATGTAGAATGTGGGACAACATCTgtagaaaaatataaacttgCATATGAGATCATGCGTGAAGGTGGAAAAAGgctttattga
- the LOC105800673 gene encoding uncharacterized protein LOC105800673 translates to MDFFKSVFADDIQSQSSHLPTDPTPDLGSSATWSFGGLIKTLADKSESVMESYRKEFEEFGSGLKKETEIIRSVASRAVNDSLEIGASVAQEKLESVGQAIDDIGSSVWKSTAQIISHGKDTFLSPSDDDNSDSESSKRLSTSNNSVDGKRYSRFEMQIRALQSDRSTYCMEPEDLEDFENWKLGFNLEEKKGEIEGLLSEISVIRNIFKDVDPDEVESKRYWTNYFYKLNKLMKAEEARAKLVKRAISGEEEEDLSWDIDEDDEEGSGNVNSVKEGSSEDVEKCLKIDEEKAGSCKDSDVSVVSSISTPEEEGWYAIEEIQSIDDSKGEDTGSSNNKVDLRKRLTVAEEEEDLSWDIDDDDEEEEDQPVKA, encoded by the coding sequence ATGGATTTCTTCAAATCTGTATTTGCCGACGATATTCAATCCCAATCCTCTCATCTACCCACCGACCCGACTCCGGACCTGGGATCGTCTGCTACATGGAGTTTCGGCGGCTTAATAAAGACCCTTGCCGACAAGTCCGAATCCGTGATGGAATCTTACCGGAAGGAATTTGAGGAATTCGGATCCGGGCTAAAGAAGGAAACCGAGATCATCCGGAGCGTGGCTTCACGCGCCGTCAACGATTCACTTGAGATCGGTGCCTCCGTTGCTCAGGAGAAGCTCGAGTCGGTGGGACAAGCCATTGATGACATCGGTAGCTCCGTTTGGAAATCAACAGCTCAGATCATCTCTCACGGTAAAGATACGTTCTTATCACCGTCCGATGATGATAATTCTGATTCTGAAAGTTCTAAAAGATTAAGTACTAGTAATAATAGCGTTGATGGAAAACGTTATAGTCGTTTTGAGATGCAAATTCGTGCGCTTCAATCAGATAGAAGTACTTACTGTATGGAACCGGAGGATTTAGAGGATTTTGAGAATTGGaagttagggtttaatttggaagagaaaaaaggggaaattgAGGGTTTGTTGAGTGAAATTTCAGTTATtcgaaatatttttaaagatgtTGATCCTGATGAAGTTGAATCAAAGAGATATTGGACTAATTATTTCTATAAGTTGAATAAACTAATGAAAGCAGAGGAAGCAAGAGCTAAGCTTGTTAAACGCGCAATTTCGGGGGAGGAAGAGGAAGATTTGAGCTGGGATATAGATGAGGATGACGAGGAGGGTAGTGGAAATGTTAATAGTGTCAAGGAGGGTTCTAGTGAAGACGTTGAGAAATGTTTGAAAATCGATGAGGAGAAAGCAGGATCCTGTAAGGACAGTGATGTATCCGTGGTTTCGAGTATTTCAACGCCTGAGGAGGAAGGATGGTATGCTATCGAGGAGATTCAAAGCATCGATGACAGTAAAGGGGAAGATACCGGGAGCAGTAATAATAAGGTTGATCTGCGCAAGCGATTGACTGTTGCGGAGGAAGAGGAGGATTTGAGTTGGgatattgatgatgatgatgaagaagaagaagatcagCCTGTTAAAGCTTGA